From the genome of Oryza glaberrima chromosome 1, OglaRS2, whole genome shotgun sequence:
AATGGTCGCATTGTATTGACGGAGAATGACTGACAGTGTACTATGACAGTGtactagggctgtgtttagttcacaccaaaattagaagtttggttgaaattgaaacgttgtaacggaaaagttggaagtttatgtgtataaaaaagttttgatgtgataaaaagattgaaagtttgaagaattatttttgaactaAACACGGTACCTGCTAGTCGGTCAAACTAAACGAGCAGTAGATCCTAGCCGTCCTAGCTGGTCTACTCCTACATATGAGAAGCTTCGAGATCCGGACCTCCACCCAGTACTCACGTGAACATGGAAGAGCATGCACCAACGATGATGCAGCTTCGGCCGTACTGCAGTTGCTACGACCAATAGCTAGAGACGAAACCACATGTAGACAGAGGTAGACGACGAGTGAACAAACTTTTTACTACTGGTATTTGGGCTCCAATCCAAATACGACgttaccttaccaaaatttaaccATACTAAAACTCatcaaaatttaacattgaCAATAATTTGGTAAGATTAATTTTGACCGTAAACCAAACCACAGCTATCAATACCAGCAAatagacagagggagtagacgACGAGCGAACAAACTTTTTACTACTGTTGTCCAGTCCACACTCACACTGCCACACACGCACAACCCTAGTACATAGCATAAACAAACACCAGCAAAAGATAACTTAATTAACAACGTTAATTAAGTGTACGTACAACAACAATCAACAGTAATTCCTAAACTAATGATACAAACCCATGCAGAGACGAAGGCAGTAATTAGACGAGAGGTAGATTAATTGGATGGTTAATTTAGACACTTGGGTGATTAGACGTCGATGACGCGGAAGGCGTCGCGGTTCTTGACGACGATGTCGTACATGTGGACGGAGCCGAACTGGGAGAAGTCCTTGGGCAGCGAGATCAGGTCCACCGACGAGCGCTTGTGGAACTGGAgcatcatggcggcggcggcggcggcgccgccgccgccgccgccggagtagtAGCGCTCCCAGCCGAGCGCGGCGAGCTTGCGCTCCAGGGAGGCGTAGGAGGTGACCACCTCACCCGTCGGCATGTGCAGCAGCGCTTTGcgccggatgccgccgccgccaccgccgccgccgccgccgccgccgctgttcgccgacgccggcgggtTCTCCACCAGCTTCACCACCCCGTTCCGGAACACCCACACGCCCGAcatgtataaatatttttgcTTAACTGAATTCCTCGATCCTCCCTTCGAAATGATCCCTAAATATTTGCTAGCTCAACTGAATTTCCTTCGAAAtctccctagctagctagctctataTATTATGTGGATGGATTGATTATATTTGGTGGTATTTTGGCTGCTGCTTGGATGGAAAAGGATGGCGCGCGAGAGGGGGCTATAAATAGGGATGCAGCCGTGCACCGGGCAGCTgcacacgttttttttttttctttttctttctacaATGAGATTCGTGCACACGTTTCGAATGCTTGAATTTTATTATTTCAAAAGGTATACTCCCTAAAAAAACCAATATAATATCAGATGTGACATATCCCAGAGTTAGAAATTCTGGTCATTTCGGAAAcacccccccccacccccccccccccacacacacacaaaaaaatgatattattttggctgaaatttttattttgttcaaaCTTGACTAAAATTTGTTCGATACTTCGGACCTAAATATTTGAAGTTTCGGTATATCGGCACTCTCTGATATAAACATCCAAACCGAAAGATTAAACCCTAACACattttagtactacgaatctagatcgAGATGTGTCATATTCAATACTAAGTTGGTTTTTATGAGACGAAAAGAGTATATGGGTAGTGTTAATTAGgatcagttctttttttttttgagaaaatgaaATTAAAACCTGCACAGTTACAGATGCTGTGTGATGGGCGGATCTGGTCGATCGGAAACGGATGGTGCAGGCACAAGGTCTTTGGTATCTGCAGTTAGCTAGCATGATGATCTTTTTGCATGGTCAGCAGAGCATCGcattcgatcgatcgagcagggTCGGCCCTGTATATATGCTTACTGGATTGAATACGCCTACACTGCACGTATACCACGTATATATTGGGCTAGAGCTAGGGTGGCATATAAGCATATATGTAGCTTATTAGCTACAAGAGATGCAAAGGAATGCCCACCACTTACTCCGTCTCCGGAGTAGATATGGATCCGTATAAATAATTATAAGTAGAACTACCTATTcatttatcgataaattttctcctaaaaatttgacagatataattatagtataatcgtagtgtaattacactgtaacttatatgtaattacactgtaacttgcatgtaactacagtataacttatatgtaagttttacataattttgaatcgttagatctattacaagatttattttggtgaggaagaaaacaaatcatagcacacacatatgtgaaagaatttaTTCCCACGAGCTCCAATTtactgaaataacatgttacggagagatttttgaaagttacatacaagttacactatagttacagtgtaattacactatgattgtattgtaattacatctgtcaaatttttgggggaaaatttgtcgacaaatatatagcaaaatcgttatAAGTAGTTGTTTAGTTTTCAGTCGCATGAAAATGCCTAAAATATCTATAAATTCCAGTCACTTCTTTTGGATCGATGGTTAGTGTTTCATTAAGATTCACACGAATGACTTCTCTCCTCCCCTTATGTCTTTCGTCCCTTTCTTCCTGTCTTGTATGCATCGATGGCTTTGTTTTTCGTTCCCTGTTGATCGTGCCTTTCTCTGCCTTTACCCTCGTGTTGTCGATGAGAACTGTCAGATCTATGAccaccctcttcctcccccttcccccgGCATTCATGAAGAGCTACTCTCCAACTCTAACAGCGTGAATCTCCCACACCACTGGTCCTCCAATCTTCTAAGATAGGTCTGGTTGAGTATTTTATGTACCGCAAACAACATACTTTAATAATATTGGATGATCTCTCCAAATAGTTATAAGTTTATTGTCAAATATCCCTTCTATCAAAAAGACCCCTGGCGAAGCTAGCTTACCCAAGAGTGCTTTTTATTTGTATTCATGCCTTTTAGAAAGAGctgctaaattaaattatcttTTAGGGGAAGGAAGTATGATTGCTTTACCAATGCCACTAAATCCGTCATTATTGTCGCAGCTGCCTCCTAACCATTTTCCTTGTTATATTGCCCACCACCAACCCATCATCTGCCTGATGCCTCCATCCAATCTCTATGTCTCGACGTCCTCATTGTCCTCCCCTCCAACCCAAAATAATTAACCAGCGATAGTAGTGGATGGTTCATAAAATCATAGCTCTTCAATTCCTCCCGGATATATCTCCACCTTATCTCTTGGGTATATACGATGCTGTTATGTGCACACATGCTAGTTCATCATTATGTGAACCtatacctagctagctagctagcttccatTTGTTCTTCTTTCCATCCACTggctcttttctttttaatttcacATGGAAGCGATGATTTTTCATTTTAGCTCcatcattttcaatttttttccatcagtttaattagctagctagtctGATGAGGGACATATATATTTCAACCAGCTGGTCATAGTTAAG
Proteins encoded in this window:
- the LOC127767005 gene encoding flowering-promoting factor 1-like protein 2, which encodes MSGVWVFRNGVVKLVENPPASANSGGGGGGGGGGGGIRRKALLHMPTGEVVTSYASLERKLAALGWERYYSGGGGGGAAAAAAMMLQFHKRSSVDLISLPKDFSQFGSVHMYDIVVKNRDAFRVIDV